One window of Candidatus Palauibacter scopulicola genomic DNA carries:
- a CDS encoding cystathionine gamma-synthase, producing the protein MDPAAQRFGTRAIHAGQRPDPVTGAIMMPIFQTSTYVQDAVGAPREGYDYARVRNPTREALQANLAALENGRYGAAFSSGLAATEAIVKTVLNAGDHLICGADVYGGVDRMLRHVWERFGVDFDFVNTGDLDQVRAAIRPETRLIHVETPSNPTMTITDIAACAAIARDAGAVLSVDNTFATPFLQRPLDDGADVVMHSTTKFLNGHSDMIGGALLTNSGELAEGFHFQQKTSGAVPGPFDCWLVLRGTKTLHLRMPAHCRNARRVVDVLRRHDEVESVRYPGLENHPQHALAGRQMRDFGSMVSFDLGTEDRANRFAGSTRVFQLAESLGGVESLVCVPFTMTHASVPDEKKREIGLGPGLVRLSVGVEDGDDLAEDIEQALARL; encoded by the coding sequence GTGGACCCAGCAGCCCAACGGTTCGGAACCCGGGCCATCCACGCCGGGCAGCGCCCCGATCCCGTGACCGGGGCGATCATGATGCCGATCTTCCAGACATCGACCTACGTGCAGGACGCCGTCGGCGCGCCACGCGAGGGTTACGACTACGCGCGGGTCAGGAACCCCACGCGCGAAGCCCTTCAGGCGAATCTGGCCGCTCTCGAGAACGGGCGGTACGGCGCGGCGTTCTCCTCGGGTCTCGCCGCGACGGAAGCGATCGTCAAGACGGTGCTCAACGCGGGCGACCACCTCATCTGCGGCGCGGACGTATACGGGGGCGTCGACCGCATGCTGCGCCACGTGTGGGAGCGGTTCGGCGTCGACTTCGATTTCGTGAACACGGGAGACCTCGATCAGGTGCGCGCCGCGATCCGACCGGAGACGCGCCTCATCCATGTCGAAACGCCGAGCAACCCGACGATGACGATCACGGACATCGCGGCCTGCGCCGCGATCGCCCGCGATGCGGGGGCCGTCCTGTCCGTCGACAACACGTTCGCGACGCCGTTTCTCCAGCGTCCGCTCGACGATGGCGCGGATGTCGTGATGCACTCGACGACGAAGTTCCTCAACGGTCACAGCGACATGATCGGTGGCGCCCTGCTCACGAACTCCGGTGAACTCGCCGAGGGGTTTCACTTCCAGCAGAAGACGAGCGGGGCCGTGCCGGGCCCCTTCGACTGCTGGCTCGTCCTCCGCGGCACGAAGACGCTGCACCTCCGGATGCCGGCCCACTGCCGGAACGCGCGGCGGGTCGTCGACGTCCTGCGGAGGCACGATGAAGTCGAATCCGTTCGCTATCCCGGCCTCGAGAACCATCCGCAACACGCACTGGCCGGACGGCAGATGCGCGACTTCGGCTCGATGGTGAGCTTCGACCTGGGCACCGAAGACCGGGCCAACCGCTTCGCCGGATCGACGCGGGTGTTCCAGCTGGCCGAGAGTCTCGGCGGGGTCGAGAGTCTCGTGTGCGTTCCCTTTACGATGACCCACGCCTCGGTGCCCGACGAAAAGAAGCGGGAGATCGGGCTGGGGCCGGGACTCGTCCGACTGTCGGTGGGCGTGGAGGACGGTGACGACCTCGCGGAGGACATCGAGCAGGCCCTGGCCCGTCTCTGA
- a CDS encoding NifU family protein encodes MSTATVESTLDEIERVLDDIRPAVRSDGGDIQLVSFDPENGRVAVRLVGACYDCPMSTATLRAGIEQHLCHALPAVHSVEAVA; translated from the coding sequence TTGAGCACCGCCACCGTTGAGAGCACACTCGACGAGATCGAGAGAGTCCTCGACGACATCCGTCCCGCGGTGCGCTCGGATGGAGGGGACATTCAGCTCGTTTCGTTCGACCCGGAGAACGGACGCGTCGCTGTCCGGCTCGTCGGCGCCTGCTACGACTGTCCCATGTCGACCGCCACGCTTCGCGCCGGGATCGAGCAGCACCTCTGCCACGCTCTCCCAGCGGTCCATTCCGTCGAGGCCGTCGCGTAG
- the glmS gene encoding glutamine--fructose-6-phosphate transaminase (isomerizing), with the protein MCGIVGYVGAEEAAPLLLNGLRRLEYRGYDSAGLAVHTGSGLGLRKCAGRVDDLANRLAEAPLPGTAGIAHTRWATHGAPTRANAHPLTGDRGEVALVHNGVIENCDALRTKLLELGHRFASETDTEVVAHLIEEAFDGNLERAVAASLTQVEGTLGLAVMSVHDPARIVVARRGAPLLLGIGGADEKATWVASDVAAVLEHTRDIVYLEDDEMAVLTASGHRIVDLGRGHGRIGWEPVPKEIRRVDWDLKKIEKAGYPHFMLREIHEQPNTVRDAMRGRLLAEEGTARLGGLDEFRREIDAAERIVLTGCGTSWHAALVGEYLIEALARLPVEVEYASEFRYRNPILAPGTLVGGISQSGETADTLAAVREAGRLGAPTFGVVNVVGSTIARETRAGIYTHAGPEIGVASTKAFLAQVVSLALLGLMIARRRGMSRPEGRVFVRALEGLPALIEEVLATEDHIRRVAEEFAPARNFLYLGRGPNFPIALEGALKLKEISYIHAEGYPAAEMKHGPIALIDEDMPVVFMAPRGAVYSKVLVNIEEVKARGGRVIALVNRRETDLARKVDHLIQVPATRPLLQPIVNVVPLQLLAYHIAVLRGCDVDRPRNLAKTVTVE; encoded by the coding sequence ATGTGCGGGATCGTCGGCTACGTCGGGGCGGAGGAGGCGGCCCCCCTCCTGCTGAACGGGCTACGCCGCCTCGAGTACCGCGGATACGACTCGGCGGGCCTCGCCGTGCACACCGGTTCGGGGCTCGGTCTCCGCAAGTGCGCGGGCCGTGTCGACGATCTGGCGAACCGCCTCGCCGAGGCCCCGCTTCCGGGAACGGCCGGGATCGCTCACACCCGCTGGGCGACGCACGGCGCGCCCACCCGCGCCAATGCCCACCCGCTGACGGGAGACCGGGGCGAGGTGGCGCTGGTGCACAACGGCGTGATCGAGAACTGCGACGCCCTGCGAACAAAGCTCCTGGAGCTCGGCCACCGCTTCGCGTCGGAGACCGATACCGAGGTCGTCGCCCACCTGATCGAGGAAGCGTTCGATGGGAACCTCGAGCGCGCCGTTGCCGCCTCGCTGACCCAGGTGGAGGGCACGCTGGGGCTTGCCGTCATGAGCGTGCACGACCCGGCGCGGATCGTCGTGGCGCGCCGCGGCGCGCCCCTGCTGCTCGGGATCGGAGGGGCCGACGAAAAAGCGACCTGGGTCGCTTCCGATGTGGCGGCGGTCCTCGAGCACACCCGCGACATCGTGTACCTGGAAGACGACGAGATGGCCGTCCTCACCGCCTCGGGGCACCGGATCGTCGATCTCGGGAGAGGCCACGGCCGCATCGGATGGGAGCCCGTCCCGAAGGAAATCCGCCGCGTCGATTGGGATCTGAAGAAGATCGAGAAGGCGGGATACCCCCACTTCATGCTCCGCGAGATTCACGAACAACCCAATACCGTACGCGATGCGATGCGGGGCCGGTTGCTGGCGGAGGAAGGCACGGCCCGGCTCGGCGGGCTCGACGAATTCCGCCGGGAGATCGACGCGGCCGAGCGCATCGTCCTCACGGGGTGCGGGACGAGTTGGCATGCGGCGCTCGTCGGAGAATACCTCATCGAGGCGCTCGCGCGCCTTCCGGTCGAGGTGGAGTACGCCTCCGAGTTCCGATACCGGAACCCGATCCTCGCTCCGGGGACCTTGGTGGGCGGCATCTCCCAGTCGGGGGAGACCGCGGACACGCTCGCGGCCGTGCGCGAAGCCGGCCGGCTCGGGGCCCCCACATTCGGGGTCGTCAACGTGGTGGGCTCGACGATCGCACGGGAGACGCGCGCCGGAATCTACACGCACGCCGGCCCGGAGATCGGCGTCGCTTCCACGAAGGCCTTCCTGGCGCAGGTCGTTTCTCTCGCACTCCTCGGCCTCATGATCGCAAGGCGGCGCGGGATGAGCCGCCCGGAGGGCCGCGTTTTCGTGCGCGCCCTCGAAGGCCTTCCCGCCCTCATCGAGGAGGTCCTGGCAACGGAAGACCACATCCGGCGGGTGGCGGAAGAGTTCGCCCCCGCGCGCAACTTCCTCTATCTGGGGCGGGGCCCGAACTTTCCGATCGCCCTCGAGGGGGCGCTCAAGCTGAAGGAGATCTCCTACATCCATGCCGAGGGATACCCGGCGGCCGAGATGAAGCACGGGCCGATCGCGCTCATCGACGAAGACATGCCTGTCGTCTTCATGGCTCCGCGCGGCGCCGTCTACTCGAAGGTGCTCGTGAACATCGAGGAGGTGAAAGCGCGCGGCGGCCGCGTGATCGCGCTCGTGAACCGCCGGGAGACCGATCTCGCCCGGAAGGTGGATCACCTGATCCAGGTGCCCGCGACGCGGCCGCTCCTGCAACCGATCGTCAACGTCGTTCCGCTGCAGCTTCTCGCCTACCATATCGCCGTCCTGCGAGGCTGCGACGTGGATCGTCCGCGGAACCTCGCGAAGACCGTGACGGTCGAGTAG
- the purD gene encoding phosphoribosylamine--glycine ligase, whose translation MNLLIVGSGGREHAFADCVRRDAPDATIYAAPGNPGMLGTAELVNIGAADIGGLLDFAAARRIDLTVVGPEAPLAAGVADRFAEAGLPVFGPDRAGARLEASKAFAKRLMRDCGVPTADHETFDDAAAALDYVAGHEEPLVVKASGLAAGKGAIVCETRGEARRAIEEMMVDRKFGDAGGQVVIEEFMRGVELSVFFLADGERAVPLLTSRDYKRVGEGDRGLNTGGMGAYSPAAPADPDFIDEVRREIAQPVLDAMAESGAPYRGFLYAGLMLTAAGPRVVEFNCRMGDPETQVVLPLTSSNLLEPMLRVAHRESLAGWHPEAAPGHALVTVMASAGYPESSDAGRPIEIPDFDPAEVRVFHAGTAMKEGRLVTAGGRVLGITGFGGTLEEAARRSREAAARVRFDGAHSRSDIGWHELNPDRLGPDESARIHPSGKTSDG comes from the coding sequence GTGAACCTCCTCATCGTCGGAAGCGGCGGCCGGGAGCACGCCTTCGCGGACTGCGTGCGCCGCGACGCGCCGGACGCCACGATCTACGCGGCCCCCGGCAACCCGGGCATGCTCGGCACGGCGGAACTCGTCAACATCGGCGCCGCGGATATCGGAGGCCTGCTCGACTTCGCGGCGGCGCGGCGCATCGACCTCACGGTCGTCGGCCCCGAAGCGCCTCTCGCGGCGGGCGTCGCCGACCGTTTCGCCGAGGCCGGCCTGCCCGTTTTCGGGCCCGACCGGGCCGGAGCCCGCCTGGAGGCTTCCAAGGCGTTCGCGAAACGACTGATGCGCGACTGCGGCGTTCCGACGGCGGACCACGAGACGTTCGACGATGCCGCGGCGGCGCTGGACTACGTCGCGGGCCACGAGGAACCCCTCGTCGTCAAGGCCTCGGGCCTGGCGGCCGGCAAGGGCGCCATCGTCTGCGAGACGCGCGGCGAGGCCCGGAGAGCCATCGAGGAGATGATGGTCGACCGCAAGTTCGGGGACGCGGGCGGGCAGGTCGTCATCGAGGAGTTCATGCGCGGCGTGGAGCTGTCCGTGTTCTTCCTGGCGGACGGGGAACGCGCCGTCCCGCTGCTCACATCCCGGGACTACAAGCGGGTCGGGGAGGGAGACCGCGGCCTGAACACCGGCGGCATGGGGGCGTACTCGCCCGCGGCGCCGGCGGATCCGGACTTCATCGACGAAGTGCGGCGCGAGATCGCTCAACCCGTCCTCGACGCGATGGCCGAGTCCGGCGCCCCCTATCGCGGCTTCCTGTACGCGGGGCTCATGCTGACCGCCGCGGGGCCGCGCGTCGTCGAGTTCAACTGTCGGATGGGAGATCCGGAGACGCAGGTCGTACTCCCGCTCACGAGTTCGAACCTGCTCGAGCCGATGCTGCGGGTCGCGCACCGCGAATCGCTCGCCGGCTGGCACCCGGAGGCCGCTCCCGGGCACGCGCTCGTCACCGTCATGGCGAGCGCCGGATATCCCGAAAGCTCGGATGCCGGGCGGCCGATCGAGATCCCGGACTTCGACCCCGCCGAGGTGAGGGTGTTTCACGCCGGGACCGCGATGAAGGAGGGTCGACTGGTCACTGCCGGAGGACGGGTACTCGGCATCACCGGGTTCGGCGGGACGCTTGAAGAGGCCGCACGGCGCAGCCGCGAAGCCGCGGCCCGGGTCCGATTCGATGGCGCTCATTCCCGATCCGACATCGGCTGGCACGAACTGAATCCCGACCGCCTCGGGCCGGACGAATCCGCGCGAATCCATCCCTCCGGAAAGACGTCGGACGGCTAG
- the mutM gene encoding bifunctional DNA-formamidopyrimidine glycosylase/DNA-(apurinic or apyrimidinic site) lyase yields the protein MPELPEVETMRRDLAPLLRGRRIRRTRVHHDDLILGGLSARSFSRAVFGRTFGDADRRAKYLLFPLHAADGPDGPVERLMRVQVRMTGRFALAPQRPDSAEFRHPGLDFELDDGRTLFYDDVRRLGGFDLLTPEAWRAREAALGPEPLGRTFTAARLTRIVAPLRAPIKNALLDQRRVAGIGNIYASEALYRARIDPRRPAGSLDAEEVRRLHRAVRAVLREALESAGTTLRDYRAVNGRSGSFQTRLDVYQREGVACPACARPIRRIVQAGRSSFFCASCQS from the coding sequence GTGCCGGAACTTCCCGAGGTGGAGACGATGCGACGGGACCTCGCCCCGCTCCTCCGAGGCCGACGGATCCGCCGCACCCGGGTCCATCACGACGACCTGATCCTCGGAGGGCTCTCGGCGCGGTCGTTTTCCCGCGCCGTGTTCGGGCGCACCTTCGGGGACGCGGATCGCCGGGCCAAGTACCTGCTCTTCCCGCTCCACGCGGCGGACGGCCCCGACGGTCCCGTGGAGCGGTTGATGCGCGTGCAAGTCCGCATGACCGGCCGCTTCGCGCTCGCCCCGCAACGTCCGGACTCGGCGGAGTTCCGGCATCCGGGCCTCGACTTCGAACTCGACGACGGCCGAACGCTCTTCTATGACGATGTCCGTCGCCTCGGCGGCTTCGACCTGCTGACGCCCGAGGCGTGGAGAGCCCGGGAGGCCGCGCTCGGACCGGAGCCCCTCGGCCGAACGTTCACCGCCGCCCGCCTGACCCGCATCGTTGCGCCGCTGCGCGCGCCGATCAAGAACGCCCTGCTGGACCAGCGGCGCGTCGCGGGCATAGGGAACATCTACGCCAGCGAGGCGTTGTACCGCGCGAGGATCGACCCGCGCCGGCCGGCCGGCTCGCTCGACGCGGAGGAGGTGCGCCGACTGCATCGGGCGGTGCGGGCGGTCCTGCGCGAGGCGCTTGAGAGCGCGGGAACGACGCTGCGCGACTATCGCGCCGTCAACGGCCGCTCCGGCTCCTTTCAGACCCGGCTGGACGTCTACCAGCGCGAAGGCGTCGCCTGCCCGGCCTGCGCCCGACCGATCCGCCGGATCGTGCAGGCCGGACGGAGTTCGTTCTTCTGCGCCAGCTGCCAGAGCTAG
- a CDS encoding sigma-70 family RNA polymerase sigma factor: MNYSDHSEQTLVEMCLRGDERAAREIVLRFERPVFSLIFRMVRDRELAEDLAQETFVRTLNNLRRYDPSYKFSSWLFKIGYNLTIDHLRKKELDVASMHGAPDAVTPDRQAATEITLVSGDERPDELLEARELGSEIEAAIGRLRPEYRTAILLRHIEGYAYDEIAQVMEIPLGTVKTYIHRARNELKAALVHLTEP, from the coding sequence GTGAACTACTCGGATCACAGCGAGCAGACGCTGGTGGAGATGTGCCTCCGCGGCGATGAACGAGCCGCACGCGAGATCGTGCTCCGGTTCGAACGTCCGGTCTTCTCTCTCATCTTCCGGATGGTGCGGGACCGTGAACTGGCGGAGGACCTGGCGCAGGAAACGTTCGTCCGCACGCTGAACAACCTCCGCCGGTACGACCCCTCCTACAAATTCTCCTCCTGGCTCTTCAAGATCGGCTACAACCTGACGATAGATCATCTGCGCAAGAAGGAACTCGACGTCGCTTCCATGCACGGGGCGCCGGACGCCGTGACCCCGGACCGGCAGGCCGCGACGGAAATCACGCTGGTCTCGGGTGACGAACGACCCGACGAACTCCTCGAGGCCCGCGAACTCGGATCCGAGATCGAAGCGGCCATCGGACGGCTGCGACCCGAATACCGAACCGCGATCCTCCTGCGGCACATCGAGGGGTACGCGTACGACGAGATCGCGCAGGTGATGGAGATCCCGCTCGGGACGGTGAAGACCTACATCCACCGGGCGAGAAACGAATTGAAGGCCGCTCTCGTACATCTGACGGAGCCTTAG
- a CDS encoding M48 family metallopeptidase, producing the protein MAAGDEHQRRILTQIAAVSWEHPADRAALNTLRKIPGFDLLLRKLFALFGERAIRLAFKANAVRTSERQYPWVHARLARVCEVLDVENPPECYISQTHLVNAGAVGFGEPFIVLNSSMLEILSEDEVEAVLGHEVGHIISGHVLYRTMLILVLNLVVLRYSFAGLALLPIYMGLMEWYRKSELSSDRAGLLAVQNPEVAMSALMQLAGGGRGVSLDLDEFIAQSDEYRAGGDLLDAVYKVLNVLGQTHPFAVIRVAELRDWIESGAYDRILAGEYQHRDEQDDRPYREDLREAAKGYQDGARELFDEVDAAVDRLRDRLTGAFRGRTEG; encoded by the coding sequence ATGGCGGCAGGCGACGAACACCAGAGGCGGATCCTCACGCAGATCGCCGCGGTCTCATGGGAACACCCGGCGGACCGGGCGGCGCTGAATACGCTGCGCAAGATCCCCGGATTCGATCTCCTCCTGCGCAAACTTTTCGCGCTGTTCGGCGAGCGCGCGATCCGGCTCGCCTTCAAGGCCAACGCGGTGCGTACGTCCGAGCGGCAGTACCCGTGGGTTCACGCTCGCCTGGCGCGCGTGTGCGAGGTACTCGACGTGGAGAACCCGCCGGAGTGCTACATCTCGCAGACGCACCTGGTGAACGCGGGAGCGGTGGGCTTCGGCGAGCCCTTCATCGTCCTCAATTCCTCGATGCTCGAGATCCTGTCCGAGGATGAGGTCGAGGCCGTCCTCGGCCACGAAGTCGGACACATCATATCCGGGCATGTGCTCTACCGGACCATGCTGATCCTGGTGCTCAACCTGGTCGTTCTCCGCTATTCGTTCGCCGGCCTTGCGCTTCTGCCCATCTACATGGGCCTCATGGAGTGGTACCGGAAGAGCGAACTCTCATCGGACCGCGCCGGGCTCCTCGCCGTGCAGAATCCGGAGGTCGCGATGTCCGCGCTGATGCAGCTTGCGGGCGGCGGGCGCGGCGTCTCTCTGGACCTCGACGAGTTCATCGCGCAGTCCGACGAGTACCGGGCCGGCGGCGATCTCCTCGACGCCGTCTACAAGGTGCTCAACGTGCTCGGCCAGACGCATCCGTTCGCCGTCATCCGCGTGGCCGAACTGCGCGACTGGATCGAGAGCGGCGCGTACGACCGCATCCTGGCGGGGGAATACCAGCACCGGGACGAGCAGGACGACCGCCCGTATCGCGAGGATCTGCGGGAGGCGGCGAAGGGCTATCAGGACGGCGCGCGCGAACTCTTTGACGAGGTCGACGCCGCGGTGGATCGGTTGCGAGACCGGCTGACGGGCGCCTTCCGGGGACGCACGGAAGGCTAG
- a CDS encoding Mrp/NBP35 family ATP-binding protein, with amino-acid sequence MSDTPTPGPRPLPIMDPAPKRPGPPPRGDDREAARRHPSQAPPMPGVGRVVAVSSGKGGVGKSTISTNLAATWTREGHRVGLLDADIYGPDIPTMFGIQEKPRIDREEVVPLVAHGVKLMSIGFLIEEDAPAIWRGPIIMGVIRQFLQQVAWGELDYLVIDLPPGTGDAQLSLCQLVRVDGAVMVTTPQDVAVGGVLRGIRMFEKLQVPVLGIVENMRGFACPGCGETHDIFGAGGGERLAGSIDLPFLGAVPLGVAVREESDRGVPTSIGRPAAPEARAFARIASATVTRLEAVEASREEPDG; translated from the coding sequence GTGTCCGACACACCGACCCCCGGCCCCCGGCCGCTTCCGATCATGGACCCCGCGCCCAAACGTCCCGGGCCGCCGCCCAGGGGGGACGACCGGGAAGCGGCGAGACGCCACCCCTCGCAGGCGCCGCCCATGCCGGGCGTGGGTCGCGTCGTCGCGGTGAGTTCGGGTAAGGGCGGCGTCGGAAAGTCCACCATCTCGACGAATCTTGCCGCGACCTGGACCCGAGAGGGTCATCGCGTCGGACTGCTCGACGCCGACATCTACGGCCCGGACATCCCGACGATGTTCGGCATCCAGGAGAAGCCCCGGATCGATCGCGAAGAGGTCGTGCCCCTGGTGGCGCACGGGGTAAAGCTCATGAGCATCGGCTTCCTCATCGAGGAGGACGCTCCGGCGATCTGGCGCGGGCCCATCATCATGGGGGTCATCCGCCAGTTTCTCCAGCAGGTCGCATGGGGGGAACTCGACTACCTGGTGATCGATCTGCCGCCGGGGACGGGCGACGCGCAGTTGTCGCTGTGCCAACTCGTGCGCGTGGACGGAGCGGTCATGGTGACCACGCCGCAGGATGTGGCGGTCGGGGGCGTGCTGCGCGGGATCCGGATGTTCGAGAAGCTCCAGGTACCGGTCCTCGGCATCGTCGAGAACATGCGTGGCTTCGCATGTCCCGGGTGCGGCGAGACGCACGACATTTTCGGCGCCGGGGGCGGCGAGCGGCTCGCCGGCTCGATCGACCTGCCCTTCCTGGGTGCCGTGCCGCTCGGCGTGGCCGTTCGCGAGGAGAGCGATCGAGGGGTCCCGACGTCGATCGGAAGACCGGCCGCACCCGAAGCCCGGGCCTTCGCGCGCATCGCATCCGCAACCGTCACCCGGCTCGAGGCGGTGGAAGCCTCACGCGAGGAGCCTGACGGCTAG
- a CDS encoding DUF1232 domain-containing protein, with product MPSAYLQWMKDQVARYAGTLRDVVILAPVYGLLMFTLMKDPRLTRQQRILVDAAIAYLVSPDDVIPEDEVGPYGFLDDVFCCAYVTHRIGEELGWDVVEEHWTGERSALEVSNHLLARERELLGGAGDDVLEFAGLLDRRSDSEAERPQLVLPAAG from the coding sequence ATGCCAAGCGCCTACCTCCAGTGGATGAAGGATCAGGTCGCGAGATACGCGGGCACGCTCCGTGACGTCGTCATCCTCGCGCCCGTCTACGGTTTGTTGATGTTCACCCTCATGAAGGATCCGCGCCTGACCCGGCAGCAGCGGATTCTGGTGGATGCGGCCATCGCCTACCTCGTGAGTCCGGATGACGTGATTCCGGAGGATGAGGTCGGGCCGTACGGTTTTCTGGATGATGTTTTCTGCTGTGCGTATGTGACGCACCGGATCGGAGAGGAGCTTGGCTGGGATGTGGTGGAGGAGCACTGGACCGGCGAGCGCTCGGCGCTCGAGGTCTCGAACCATCTGCTCGCCCGCGAGCGGGAACTGCTCGGCGGGGCGGGTGATGACGTTCTCGAATTCGCGGGGCTCCTCGACCGGCGGTCGGACTCCGAAGCGGAACGCCCCCAACTCGTCCTCCCGGCGGCCGGCTAG